In uncultured Cohaesibacter sp., a genomic segment contains:
- a CDS encoding LysR substrate-binding domain-containing protein gives MSLPFLLERFSLSKAHRIQEKRKTNRITAKLAREEARMQPSFKQIRAFLSVANHLRFTRAAEELNVSQPALTVQINQLEEALSIKLFNRNRRQVSLTPAGQDLLPLFERIEADMEEVMTASSDIHQARRGVVRIAALPSVTSRIVPKAMANFRKTHPNIQVRIRDVVAETVVEMVKNEEVDFGIGVRLTPDRDIKVENFIADHVCAFYQSGHPLENARAVLKLNECVAYPLILTGKNSSIRVLFERAMAREGTEVDIAAEANYMSTALGMVRAGLGVAILPRSAIDSGSILGMAYKQIDAPWLHRRIGIIRKASRTDSPVAEHFVRALHAAVDSMPNNPFNSIKKSELAR, from the coding sequence TTGTCTCTGCCTTTCCTTTTGGAAAGATTTTCGCTTTCAAAAGCACACAGGATTCAAGAGAAGAGAAAAACCAACAGAATCACCGCGAAACTTGCGCGCGAGGAGGCACGCATGCAGCCCAGTTTTAAACAAATCCGAGCCTTCCTTTCCGTTGCAAACCATTTGCGCTTCACCCGTGCCGCCGAAGAGCTGAATGTTTCGCAGCCCGCCCTCACCGTGCAAATCAACCAATTGGAAGAGGCGCTCTCGATCAAGCTGTTCAATCGGAACCGCCGTCAAGTATCCCTGACCCCGGCCGGACAGGATCTGTTACCGCTTTTTGAACGCATTGAAGCTGATATGGAAGAGGTGATGACGGCCAGCAGCGACATTCACCAGGCCCGGCGCGGTGTGGTTCGCATTGCCGCTCTTCCTTCCGTCACCTCGCGCATCGTACCAAAAGCCATGGCCAATTTCCGAAAGACCCATCCCAACATTCAAGTCCGCATTCGTGACGTGGTGGCTGAGACGGTCGTTGAGATGGTGAAAAACGAAGAGGTGGATTTTGGCATAGGGGTGCGACTAACGCCAGACAGAGACATCAAGGTCGAGAATTTCATTGCTGATCATGTTTGCGCTTTTTATCAGAGCGGCCATCCGCTGGAAAATGCGAGGGCTGTGCTCAAGCTCAATGAATGCGTCGCATATCCTCTCATTTTGACCGGAAAGAACAGTTCGATCCGAGTGCTGTTTGAACGCGCCATGGCGCGCGAAGGCACCGAGGTGGATATTGCTGCAGAGGCAAACTATATGTCGACGGCTCTTGGAATGGTGCGCGCCGGCCTTGGCGTAGCAATCCTGCCCAGGTCTGCAATTGATTCCGGCAGCATTCTGGGGATGGCTTACAAGCAGATTGACGCCCCTTGGCTACACCGCCGCATCGGCATCATTCGCAAGGCCAGCCGGACAGATTCTCCCGTGGCCGAACATTTTGTAAGAGCCCTGCACGCAGCTGTCGATAGTATGCCCAACAACCCATTCAACAGCATCAAAAAGTCCGAGTTGGCCAGATAA